One Gossypium hirsutum isolate 1008001.06 chromosome A11, Gossypium_hirsutum_v2.1, whole genome shotgun sequence genomic window carries:
- the LOC121209624 gene encoding uncharacterized protein, protein MRDHLVVCVDRLTESESLKPVNEPEVAGPSGEGSFIVAEPHVCAIDVEEVKEHSSCDEEEPLIQMVECRICQDEDNINNLETPCSCSGSLKFAHRKCVQRWCNEKGDITCEICHQPYQPGYTAPPPPPRPEVATIDISEWTVTGAPLGLHDQRILAIAAEHRILDHGYDEYAEPDSSGTEFFRAAALTLMALLSLRHALYLTSGEEDDDLSRFISLLLLRAAGFLLPCYIVAWAISIFKHRRQRQEAAAIAAADVAVMIEGTQPRAVHYSIAAPAPLATPQQEQPQAIHYSVAPGPSATPQQEQPLTIHYSIAAPGPSATAQREASLQ, encoded by the exons ATGCGTGATCATCTCGTAGTTTGTGTTGACCGCCTTACGGAATCCGAAAGTTTGAAACCAGTGAATGAACCCGAGGTTGCAGGACCTTCGGGTGAAGGTTCTTTTATAGTTGCTGAGCCACATGTTTGTGCTATTGatgttgaagaagtgaaagaaCACAGTTCGTGTGATGAAGAAGAACCGCTTATCCAAATGGTTGAATGCCGAATCTGCCAGGATGAAGACAACATTAACAATTTGGAGACACCTTGCTCATGCAGTGGCAGTTTGAAG TTTGCTCATAGGAAATGTGTTCAAAGGTGGTGCAACGAGAAAGGAGACATAACGTGTGAGATATGTCATCAG CCTTATCAACCAGGATATACTGCACCACCACCTCCCCCTCGGCCAGAGGTTGCTACAATTGATATCAG TGAGTGGACGGTTACTGGTGCTCCTTTGGGTTTACACGACCAACGGATTTTAGCAATAGCAGCAGAACACCGTATTTTGGATCATGGCTATGATGAATATGCCGAGCCCGATTCTAGTGGAACTGAATTTTTCCGTGCTGCTGCCTTAACT CTAATGGCTCTTCTATCCTTGAGGCATGCTTTGTATCTAACCAGTGGAGAAGAGGACGATGATTTATCTCGATTTATCTCT CTTCTCCTGCTTCGAGCTGCCGGCTTTCTTCTCCCCTGTTACATTGTGGCCTGGGCTATCAGCATATTTAAGCACCGTAGGCAGCGGCAG GAAGCTGCAGCTATCGCAGCGGCTGATGTTGCAGTGATGATAGAGGGAACACAACCTCGGGCTGTACATTACAGTATAGCAGCACCAGCACCTTTGGCTACTCCTCAACAG GAGCAACCTCAGGCCATACATTACAGTGTAGCACCAGGACCTTCTGCGACTCCTCAACAGGAGCAGCCTCTTACCATACATTACAGTATAGCAGCACCGGGACCTTCCGCGACAGCTCAACGGGAGGCATCACTTCAATAG
- the LOC121209626 gene encoding protein EMBRYO DEFECTIVE 514 produces MPEKEVSVEPVETNPTTEDMNPEAQVPPSPIFDDSVDAEVAYNGGSKSKRQREEDGRESDEVSKKQKAETSVDDEIIEKNSVPSVSSRVRLGPKEFGSSVEMFDYFYNLLHYWATHLNLNKYEHMVLLELLKKGHEEPDKKIGKGIKGFQVRIHPVWKSKCFFVIKDDDTFDDFSFRKCVDHILPLPDEMKQPDANKASNGSRGGKGSGRGRGKRR; encoded by the exons ATGCCAGAGAAAGAGGTATCGGTGGAGCCTGTCGAGACCAATCCAACAACCGAAGACATGAATCCCGAAGCCCAAGTCCCGCCCTCCCCGATTTTCGATGACAGCGTCGACGCTGAGGTGGCCTACAACGGCGGCTCGAAATCGAAGCGCCAGAGAGAAGAAGACGGCCGAGAAAGCGACGAGGTATCCAAGAAACAGAAGGCGGAGACGTCCGTCGACGATGAAATCATCGAGAAAAACTCAGTGCCCTCAGTTTCGAGTCGGGTCCGGCTTGGCCCGAAGGAATTCGGGTCGTCCGTGGAGATGTTtgattatttttacaatttgctTCATTATTGGGCTACTCATCTCAACCTTAATAAG TACGAACACATGGTGCTGCTTGAATTGCTTAAAAAAGGTCACGAAGAGCCTGATAAGAAGATTGGTAAAGGGATCAAAGGTTTCCAAGTTCGAATCCATCCGGTGTGGAAAAGTAAATGTTTCTTTGTCATCAAGGACGACGATACCTTCGATGATTTTAGCTTTCGGAAGTGTGTCGATCATATACTTCCCCTGCCGGATGAGATGAAGCAACCTGATGCAAACAAGGCATCCAATGGCAGTCGTGGTGGAAAAGGCAGTGGTCGAGGCCGTGGAAAGAGGCGGTGA